Proteins encoded together in one Lutra lutra chromosome 4, mLutLut1.2, whole genome shotgun sequence window:
- the RNF19B gene encoding E3 ubiquitin-protein ligase RNF19B isoform X1, which translates to MGSEKDSESPRSTSLHAAAPDPKCRSGGRRRRLTFHSVFSASARGRRARAKPQAEPPPPAAPPPAPVPVAAQAPPPEALPTEPAAEAEAEAAAEAGPGFEDEEAAEGGGPGPEEVECPLCLVRLPPERAPRLLSCPHRSCRDCLRHYLRLEISESRVPISCPECSERLNPHDIRLLLADPPLMHKYEEFMLRRYLASDPDCRWCPAPDCGYAVIAYGCASCPKLTCEREGCQTEFCYHCKQIWHPNQTCDMARQQRAQTLRVRTKHTSGLSYGQESGPADDIKPCPRCSAYIIKMNDGSCNHMTCAVCGCEFCWLCMKEISDLHYLSPSGCTFWGKKPWSRKKKILWQLGTLIGAPVGISLIAGIAIPAMVIGIPVYVGRKIHSRYEGRKTSKHKRNLAITGGVTLSVIASPVIAAVSVGIGVPIMLAYVYGVVPISLCRGGGCGVSTANGKGVKIEFDEDDGPITVADAWRALKNPSIGESSIEGLTSVLSTSGSPTDGLSVMQGPYSETASFAALSGGTLSGGILSSGKGRYSRLEVQADVQKEIFPKDTASLGAISDNASTRAMAGSIISSYNPQDRDCNNMEIQVDIEAKPSHYQLVSGSSTEDSLHVHAQMAENDEEGSGRGGSGSNEEDPSCKHQNCEQKDCVASKAWDISLAQPESIRSDLESSDTQSDDVPDITSDECGSPRSHTAACPSTPRAQGAPSPSAHMNLSAPAEGKTVLKPEGAEARV; encoded by the exons cccgccccggTCCCGGTCGCGGCCCAGGCCCCGCCGCCCGAGGCGCTGCCCACCGAGCCGGCCGCCGAGGCGGAGGCGGAGGCCGCGGCGGAGGCTGGGCCCGGGTTCGAGGATGAAGAGGCGGCGGAGGGCGGCGGCCCGGGCCCGGAGGAGGTGGAGTGCCCGCTCTGCCTGGTGCGGCTGCCGCCCGAGCGGGCCCCGCGCCTCCTCAGCTGTCCGCACCGCTCGTGCCGGGACTGCCTCCGCCACTACCTGCGCCTGGAGATCAGCGAGAGCCGGGTGCCCATCAGCTGCCCCGAGTGCAGCGAGCGACTCAACCCGCACGACATCCGCCTGCTGCTCGCCGACCCGCCGCTCATGCACAAGTACGAGGAGTTCATGCTGCGCCGCTACCTGGCCTCAGACCCTGACTGCCGCTGGTGCCCGGCCCCCGACTGCGG TTATGCTGTTATTGCCTATGGCTGTGCCAGTTGCCCAAAGCTGACCTGTGAGAGGGAAGGCTGCCAGACAGAGTTCTGCTACCACTGCAAGCAAATATGGCATCCAAATCAGACATGCGATATGGCCCGTCAGCAGAGGGCACAGACTTTGCGAGTACGGACCAAGCACACTTCAGGTCTCAGTTACGGGCAAGAATCTGGACCAG CAGATGACATCAAGCCATGCCCACGATGCAGTGCTTACATTATCAAGATGAATGATGGAAGCTGTAATCATATGACCTGTGCAGTGTGTGGCTGTGAATTCTGTTGGCTTTGTATGAAAGAGATCTCAGACTTGCATTACCTCAG CCCCTCTGGATGCACATTCTGGGGCAAGAAGCCATGGAGCCGTAAGAAGAAAATTCTTTGGCAGCTGGGAACACTGATTGGTGCTCCAGTGGGGATTTCCCTCATTGCTGGCATTGCCATTCCTGCCATGGTCATCGGCATTCCTGTTTATGTTGGCAGGAAG aTTCACAGCAGGTATGagggaaggaaaacctccaaacatAAGAGGAATTTGGCTATCACAGGAGGAGTGACTTTGTCCGTCATTGCATCCCCAGTTATTGCTGCAGTTAGTGTGG gtATTGGCGTTCCCATTATGCTGGCTTATGTCTATGGGGTTGTGCCCATTTCCCTCTGTCGTGGAGGTGGCTGTGGAGTTAGCACAGCAAACGGAAAGGGGGTGAAAATTGAGTTTGATGAAGATGATGGTCCAATCACAG TGGCTGATGCCTGGCGAGCCCTCAAGAATCCCAGCATTGGGGAAAGCAGCATTGAAGGCCTGACTAGTGTACTGAGCACCAGCGGAAGCCCTACAGATGGACTTAGTGTTATGCAGGGTCCATACAGCGAGACAGCCAGCTTTGCAGCCCTCTCAGGGGGCACTCTGAGTGGTGGCATTCTTTCCAGTGGCAAGGGAAGATATAGCAG GTTAGAAGTCCAAGCCGATGTCCAAAAGGAAATTTTCCCCAAAGACACAGCCAGTCTTGGTGCAATTAGTGACAACGCAAGTACTCGTGCTATGGCCGGTTCCATAATCAGTTCCTACAACCCACAGGACAG AGACTGCAACAATATGGAAATCCAAGTGGATATTGAAGCCAAACCAAGCCACTATCAGCTGGTGAGTGGAAGCAGCACGGAGGACTCGCTCCATGTTCATGCTCAGATGGCAGAGAATGATGAAGAAGGTAGTGGTCGTGGCGGCAGTGGCAGCAATGAAGAGGATCCCTCCTGCAAACACCAAAACTGTGAACAGAAAGACTGCGTGGCCAGTAAAGCTTGGGACATCAGCCTGGCCCAGCCCGAGAGCATCCGCAGTGACCTGGAGAGCTCTGATACGCAGTCAGACGATGTGCCAGACATCACCTCAGATGAGTGTGGCTCCCCTCGCTCCCATACGGCAGCCTGCCCCTCAACTCCCAGAGCCCAAGGTGCACCGAGCCCAAGTGCCCATATGAACCTCTCTGCCCCAGCCGAGGGGAAGACTGTTTTGAAGCCAGAAGGTGCAGAAGCCAGAGTATGA
- the RNF19B gene encoding E3 ubiquitin-protein ligase RNF19B isoform X2, with product MGSEKDSESPRSTSLHAAAPDPKCRSGGRRRRLTFHSVFSASARGRRARAKPQAEPPPPAAPPPAPVPVAAQAPPPEALPTEPAAEAEAEAAAEAGPGFEDEEAAEGGGPGPEEVECPLCLVRLPPERAPRLLSCPHRSCRDCLRHYLRLEISESRVPISCPECSERLNPHDIRLLLADPPLMHKYEEFMLRRYLASDPDCRWCPAPDCGYAVIAYGCASCPKLTCEREGCQTEFCYHCKQIWHPNQTCDMARQQRAQTLRVRTKHTSGLSYGQESGPDDIKPCPRCSAYIIKMNDGSCNHMTCAVCGCEFCWLCMKEISDLHYLSPSGCTFWGKKPWSRKKKILWQLGTLIGAPVGISLIAGIAIPAMVIGIPVYVGRKIHSRYEGRKTSKHKRNLAITGGVTLSVIASPVIAAVSVGIGVPIMLAYVYGVVPISLCRGGGCGVSTANGKGVKIEFDEDDGPITVADAWRALKNPSIGESSIEGLTSVLSTSGSPTDGLSVMQGPYSETASFAALSGGTLSGGILSSGKGRYSRLEVQADVQKEIFPKDTASLGAISDNASTRAMAGSIISSYNPQDRDCNNMEIQVDIEAKPSHYQLVSGSSTEDSLHVHAQMAENDEEGSGRGGSGSNEEDPSCKHQNCEQKDCVASKAWDISLAQPESIRSDLESSDTQSDDVPDITSDECGSPRSHTAACPSTPRAQGAPSPSAHMNLSAPAEGKTVLKPEGAEARV from the exons cccgccccggTCCCGGTCGCGGCCCAGGCCCCGCCGCCCGAGGCGCTGCCCACCGAGCCGGCCGCCGAGGCGGAGGCGGAGGCCGCGGCGGAGGCTGGGCCCGGGTTCGAGGATGAAGAGGCGGCGGAGGGCGGCGGCCCGGGCCCGGAGGAGGTGGAGTGCCCGCTCTGCCTGGTGCGGCTGCCGCCCGAGCGGGCCCCGCGCCTCCTCAGCTGTCCGCACCGCTCGTGCCGGGACTGCCTCCGCCACTACCTGCGCCTGGAGATCAGCGAGAGCCGGGTGCCCATCAGCTGCCCCGAGTGCAGCGAGCGACTCAACCCGCACGACATCCGCCTGCTGCTCGCCGACCCGCCGCTCATGCACAAGTACGAGGAGTTCATGCTGCGCCGCTACCTGGCCTCAGACCCTGACTGCCGCTGGTGCCCGGCCCCCGACTGCGG TTATGCTGTTATTGCCTATGGCTGTGCCAGTTGCCCAAAGCTGACCTGTGAGAGGGAAGGCTGCCAGACAGAGTTCTGCTACCACTGCAAGCAAATATGGCATCCAAATCAGACATGCGATATGGCCCGTCAGCAGAGGGCACAGACTTTGCGAGTACGGACCAAGCACACTTCAGGTCTCAGTTACGGGCAAGAATCTGGACCAG ATGACATCAAGCCATGCCCACGATGCAGTGCTTACATTATCAAGATGAATGATGGAAGCTGTAATCATATGACCTGTGCAGTGTGTGGCTGTGAATTCTGTTGGCTTTGTATGAAAGAGATCTCAGACTTGCATTACCTCAG CCCCTCTGGATGCACATTCTGGGGCAAGAAGCCATGGAGCCGTAAGAAGAAAATTCTTTGGCAGCTGGGAACACTGATTGGTGCTCCAGTGGGGATTTCCCTCATTGCTGGCATTGCCATTCCTGCCATGGTCATCGGCATTCCTGTTTATGTTGGCAGGAAG aTTCACAGCAGGTATGagggaaggaaaacctccaaacatAAGAGGAATTTGGCTATCACAGGAGGAGTGACTTTGTCCGTCATTGCATCCCCAGTTATTGCTGCAGTTAGTGTGG gtATTGGCGTTCCCATTATGCTGGCTTATGTCTATGGGGTTGTGCCCATTTCCCTCTGTCGTGGAGGTGGCTGTGGAGTTAGCACAGCAAACGGAAAGGGGGTGAAAATTGAGTTTGATGAAGATGATGGTCCAATCACAG TGGCTGATGCCTGGCGAGCCCTCAAGAATCCCAGCATTGGGGAAAGCAGCATTGAAGGCCTGACTAGTGTACTGAGCACCAGCGGAAGCCCTACAGATGGACTTAGTGTTATGCAGGGTCCATACAGCGAGACAGCCAGCTTTGCAGCCCTCTCAGGGGGCACTCTGAGTGGTGGCATTCTTTCCAGTGGCAAGGGAAGATATAGCAG GTTAGAAGTCCAAGCCGATGTCCAAAAGGAAATTTTCCCCAAAGACACAGCCAGTCTTGGTGCAATTAGTGACAACGCAAGTACTCGTGCTATGGCCGGTTCCATAATCAGTTCCTACAACCCACAGGACAG AGACTGCAACAATATGGAAATCCAAGTGGATATTGAAGCCAAACCAAGCCACTATCAGCTGGTGAGTGGAAGCAGCACGGAGGACTCGCTCCATGTTCATGCTCAGATGGCAGAGAATGATGAAGAAGGTAGTGGTCGTGGCGGCAGTGGCAGCAATGAAGAGGATCCCTCCTGCAAACACCAAAACTGTGAACAGAAAGACTGCGTGGCCAGTAAAGCTTGGGACATCAGCCTGGCCCAGCCCGAGAGCATCCGCAGTGACCTGGAGAGCTCTGATACGCAGTCAGACGATGTGCCAGACATCACCTCAGATGAGTGTGGCTCCCCTCGCTCCCATACGGCAGCCTGCCCCTCAACTCCCAGAGCCCAAGGTGCACCGAGCCCAAGTGCCCATATGAACCTCTCTGCCCCAGCCGAGGGGAAGACTGTTTTGAAGCCAGAAGGTGCAGAAGCCAGAGTATGA
- the RNF19B gene encoding E3 ubiquitin-protein ligase RNF19B isoform X3, translating to MGSEKDSESPRSTSLHAAAPDPKCRSGGRRRRLTFHSVFSASARGRRARAKPQAEPPPPAAPPPAPVPVAAQAPPPEALPTEPAAEAEAEAAAEAGPGFEDEEAAEGGGPGPEEVECPLCLVRLPPERAPRLLSCPHRSCRDCLRHYLRLEISESRVPISCPECSERLNPHDIRLLLADPPLMHKYEEFMLRRYLASDPDCRWCPAPDCGYAVIAYGCASCPKLTCEREGCQTEFCYHCKQIWHPNQTCDMARQQRAQTLRVRTKHTSGLSYGQESGPADDIKPCPRCSAYIIKMNDGSCNHMTCAVCGCEFCWLCMKEISDLHYLSPSGCTFWGKKPWSRKKKILWQLGTLIGAPVGISLIAGIAIPAMVIGIPVYVGRKIHSRYEGRKTSKHKRNLAITGGVTLSVIASPVIAAVSVGIGVPIMLAYVYGVVPISLCRGGGCGVSTANGKGVKIEFDEDDGPITVADAWRALKNPSIGESSIEGLTSVLSTSGSPTDGLSVMQGPYSETASFAALSGGTLSGGILSSGKGRYSRDCNNMEIQVDIEAKPSHYQLVSGSSTEDSLHVHAQMAENDEEGSGRGGSGSNEEDPSCKHQNCEQKDCVASKAWDISLAQPESIRSDLESSDTQSDDVPDITSDECGSPRSHTAACPSTPRAQGAPSPSAHMNLSAPAEGKTVLKPEGAEARV from the exons cccgccccggTCCCGGTCGCGGCCCAGGCCCCGCCGCCCGAGGCGCTGCCCACCGAGCCGGCCGCCGAGGCGGAGGCGGAGGCCGCGGCGGAGGCTGGGCCCGGGTTCGAGGATGAAGAGGCGGCGGAGGGCGGCGGCCCGGGCCCGGAGGAGGTGGAGTGCCCGCTCTGCCTGGTGCGGCTGCCGCCCGAGCGGGCCCCGCGCCTCCTCAGCTGTCCGCACCGCTCGTGCCGGGACTGCCTCCGCCACTACCTGCGCCTGGAGATCAGCGAGAGCCGGGTGCCCATCAGCTGCCCCGAGTGCAGCGAGCGACTCAACCCGCACGACATCCGCCTGCTGCTCGCCGACCCGCCGCTCATGCACAAGTACGAGGAGTTCATGCTGCGCCGCTACCTGGCCTCAGACCCTGACTGCCGCTGGTGCCCGGCCCCCGACTGCGG TTATGCTGTTATTGCCTATGGCTGTGCCAGTTGCCCAAAGCTGACCTGTGAGAGGGAAGGCTGCCAGACAGAGTTCTGCTACCACTGCAAGCAAATATGGCATCCAAATCAGACATGCGATATGGCCCGTCAGCAGAGGGCACAGACTTTGCGAGTACGGACCAAGCACACTTCAGGTCTCAGTTACGGGCAAGAATCTGGACCAG CAGATGACATCAAGCCATGCCCACGATGCAGTGCTTACATTATCAAGATGAATGATGGAAGCTGTAATCATATGACCTGTGCAGTGTGTGGCTGTGAATTCTGTTGGCTTTGTATGAAAGAGATCTCAGACTTGCATTACCTCAG CCCCTCTGGATGCACATTCTGGGGCAAGAAGCCATGGAGCCGTAAGAAGAAAATTCTTTGGCAGCTGGGAACACTGATTGGTGCTCCAGTGGGGATTTCCCTCATTGCTGGCATTGCCATTCCTGCCATGGTCATCGGCATTCCTGTTTATGTTGGCAGGAAG aTTCACAGCAGGTATGagggaaggaaaacctccaaacatAAGAGGAATTTGGCTATCACAGGAGGAGTGACTTTGTCCGTCATTGCATCCCCAGTTATTGCTGCAGTTAGTGTGG gtATTGGCGTTCCCATTATGCTGGCTTATGTCTATGGGGTTGTGCCCATTTCCCTCTGTCGTGGAGGTGGCTGTGGAGTTAGCACAGCAAACGGAAAGGGGGTGAAAATTGAGTTTGATGAAGATGATGGTCCAATCACAG TGGCTGATGCCTGGCGAGCCCTCAAGAATCCCAGCATTGGGGAAAGCAGCATTGAAGGCCTGACTAGTGTACTGAGCACCAGCGGAAGCCCTACAGATGGACTTAGTGTTATGCAGGGTCCATACAGCGAGACAGCCAGCTTTGCAGCCCTCTCAGGGGGCACTCTGAGTGGTGGCATTCTTTCCAGTGGCAAGGGAAGATATAGCAG AGACTGCAACAATATGGAAATCCAAGTGGATATTGAAGCCAAACCAAGCCACTATCAGCTGGTGAGTGGAAGCAGCACGGAGGACTCGCTCCATGTTCATGCTCAGATGGCAGAGAATGATGAAGAAGGTAGTGGTCGTGGCGGCAGTGGCAGCAATGAAGAGGATCCCTCCTGCAAACACCAAAACTGTGAACAGAAAGACTGCGTGGCCAGTAAAGCTTGGGACATCAGCCTGGCCCAGCCCGAGAGCATCCGCAGTGACCTGGAGAGCTCTGATACGCAGTCAGACGATGTGCCAGACATCACCTCAGATGAGTGTGGCTCCCCTCGCTCCCATACGGCAGCCTGCCCCTCAACTCCCAGAGCCCAAGGTGCACCGAGCCCAAGTGCCCATATGAACCTCTCTGCCCCAGCCGAGGGGAAGACTGTTTTGAAGCCAGAAGGTGCAGAAGCCAGAGTATGA